A window of Centropristis striata isolate RG_2023a ecotype Rhode Island chromosome 13, C.striata_1.0, whole genome shotgun sequence genomic DNA:
TCAAGCGCTGTGACTCAACTCTATGGggactgatgatgatgattttgggaAATGAGTTATATAAAACCCTCCACAGCAATGGAGTTGATGTGAAGTATTTAAATCACCCCTGAGAGCTTAGTAGTTTTAATTTGCAAAATGTTATGCAGCATTATTATGCACCTGAAGTCAGATCCCTCATTTGTACTCCCAGTTAATGGGCTGCTTTCCAAGAATAAAAGGCAGCTGAGAAATATACTAGAGTCAGAAAAGTTTCTTTAGTGACCATTTACATCTTAATGACCTCATATTGTAATTAATTTGGTTCTGTGGGCAGATAGCTAGAATTATACACAACTAAATGCAAGAgaatgttgtgcatcaaatgtCATTGTGTTACACTTAACCTCTGAAATTCTTGCAGTGTTATCAGTTTTTGTGTGCTGAGAACTGTGAGTCACGTTATTTTAGTTCTGTAGTATTTCTGTTGCTGCTCCACCGCACGCTGCTGCAGACGCAAGAAGTCAATCATGTGACATCACTCAGTACTTTCTGAGAAGAGCCTATAAATTCCAGTAAGGATATATGAGGGGTGTGGGCCCACTATGTCACACTACTCCCATCAGCCTGCGAGATCTGGCTTCAAAACGCTGAGACGTCAAGCACGTGGGCGTCACTCTTACTAGATCATGTTTGGTGGGGCTGAAGCATGCTGAAGCACGGCCTCCCCCTCTGGGAATATTTAACTTAACTGCTCTTGACATAGAGTAGGGCAAAAAAGTTCAGACAGGGCTTAACCAAGTCTACGACTGCAGTCAAAGTCGTGCAAGAAGAAGTCTGACAAGAGCTAAGGCTATTCATAATTAACCTTCATTTTACCTATGGCATGTTTATAGTAACAGGAAGCAGAAATTTGCTTCTTGTTTATCCTCGCATACTTCAATAACAAACTTGCATACTTAGATAAATGCTTTGATATTGCCTGAAAAAGAGAGACGACTACCACACCTTTATATACCTCAGGTAGTACACATGCTGTAATAACAACAGAATCTAGTGCctgttgttttacttttataaaCAGCGTGTCTCTGACCTTAATTCAACCCCAACAACTTCCATCTGCAGTTTTGGCACAATCTTCAGATTGAAATGGTCCTCATTACTGTGAATTGAGACAGACATAGCTCATATGGTATGAGTAGGAGTAGACATTTTTCTTTCACCTCGCCTGTTTGTCCCCTCAGCGGAGTGGAAAACTAGAGTTTTCATTATCATGAGCTGCTGGCAAAATGTGCAGCGCTAAAGTGCAATGACAACACCAAAGTAGAAGTTGTCCAGAGTGAATTGATGCAGACAGTGCAAAGCTAGCAGTGGTTGTTCCATAGTTTAATATGAAAACCATGATTTCAAATATTGTTTAGTATGAGCTATAGCAACTGAATGTGTTTTCCATCTTTGAAGTGACTTGGAGGAAATGCAGAGGACACTAACTGCTCCCTAATATTGGAGTAACTTTTCTTCTCTATTCATGAGTCAAAAACTAAATAGTGTGGAAACTATGACCTGACTGATTTTAAAATGAGGGGCCTGATGGTTCAGTGTGAAACAAAATACGTGTTAATACTATCAAATTTCAGTCACTTCCAGTAGGTAAACATAGGGAATTCCAAGGTTTCAGTTTCCACTGTTTACCTTCAGTCTAGTACGTAACATAAATGCCATGGTGTCAGTTTTCATATCTACTTCGTCAGAGTTTTGTCACTCTCAAGGTCTTGTGTCAAATACTATAGGCCAATATTGTCCAAATTGTATCTTGAAACCCAATCCCACTTTCTACCTGAAATGTTCAGACCCATTTCCTGCCTGGGGTCATGTGTGAATGGGAGCAGGGATCAATATTCAGGAAAATCTGCACCAACAATTTCCGTCTAATACTgtaatccaaacaaatgtagggggaaaaaatcagctGTGTTGTGAAGGAaaagcatataaagggttatgTCCATCTGATGAAAGATCAGAAATGTCTTTCAGATGGACATGCCAATGCTTTTTCAGGTAATTGAAAACTTATTGAATATTAAATATACCAGACAAAAACACCATGTTCCTCAAAATAGTTGGAGAATTCTTCCTCTGCATACACGTACATCTGTTGTTGCCCCATCCTCTTCTGTTGAGATTTTTTGCAGTTGGACTCCATAAGTCTTGCATTAACGGCATCTGCTGGACTGTCCTTTGCCCTATCTGCGATGTTGTGTGAAACGACGCAAGACAGAAATGTTCACATGATGCTTCTGCAGTGATGACCAACATTTTTATGATGTAAATCTCCTGTTATTCCAGTGCGTAATGTGTTTGTATTCAGAGCTTTCACACACATGCCCAGGATTGCAGCCTCTTATTGGTAGACAAGTCAGAAACCCAGCTTCTGATTGGTGGACAGGTTAAACCCAACAAGTTGCTCAGTTGACATGTCTGCTCGTTCACATTTACAGGCTCTCTTGTCCCAGGCGCTGTGCCCAAGTCTTATAATGGTCTGGAAAGACCTGCTGTTTTTGTGGCATTATGTCGGCTAAAATGTTGGTAACACTGttatgtaaacaaacctgcatgtAACCAGAAGAGGCAATATTGTACCACATATGGACATGACCTTGATCATTTTTTGCTGAGCTTGGTAAGTGGATAAAGttattatcatgacaggcctggCACCACAAAACCACAAAGGCATTTATGCAGAATTTTAGAAACCCTGCAGCTCTCGGAAGCTATAGTGTGAGCCAACGTGGTAATGAAAGGGTGCCTAAAATGTCAGTACACAGCAGGTGCTAATGAATAGGAACAGGCAGCCACAATGCACCGTGCTCTCTTTAATAATCACCAACTTCTCTTCATTTTCTCCTTAAGCGATCAGAGGTTATTGAAGTAGTGAAGGGTAAACAAACTTCTTCCAGTCTACAACACTTTCAGAGAAAAGTACATAATCTGTGGGAGAGGACCATAGCTAATTATGTACTTGTGTCACAGTCTGTTTTAGTAAATGAGTCACCTAGTTGCTTATGTTAGAGAGCCTTGTTTACAAGAGGTCTGACCATTGCTCCCGTCTAGGTGAAGACAGGTTGTTTTGTCAAGAGTAACTCAACACTTTCTTCCACCTATTCCTGGTCCAGTCCCGCTCTGAGCTCCAGCctccactgtagtctcattacAGCCAATTGGAGTAATCCAGAGGAGGGACTGAGCCCTTGTGTGCGTATATGCGTCTGTGTCTGAGGCTTAAGGCCAAAACAGCCCCTCTGTAGTGGTGTTACGTAAGTAAAACGGAAGAATGTTTCCCCTTTACTGGCATCGTTACTCATCCTCCTCAAAACAAAACTGCCTTCCTGCACTTTGTTCCACTGTACTTTTAAAGAAGAGGTTCCCTGAAAACTCTGTAGAGATTATcgcattcacttttttttttttttttactttatttgctCTTCAGAGAGCAAGCAGTTTTGGGAATGAGGCCAGACATGAGGAAACATAACTTCCAAATTAtcactgagaaaataaaatacagccaACTTATCCCAGCAATCCTGCGATAGTTTAATGATTTTCCATTTCCATGACCAAAAACTGtgaataatttatttcaaataaccTGAGTTAATTATGCAAGGCAGCATTACACAAGCTTTTCAAAACTGGCAGCCCTGTCAAGCTTGATCCCGAACACTCCCGACATGAGCATGGTCATTTTCTTTGACCTTGCCCTGAACTCCAACCCCCGCGACTCGATCCTTGCTGACCCTTCGTCAGAGCCTGCTTCACATTTCACTCTTTATAAATCTACCCATCACCACATGCCCAACCCCCAGTCGACCTGAACAGAAGGTGCATCAGAGCAGTCACACCAAAGCAGTCTGTAAAGTGTCAGGCAAGAAAAGTGCTTTTCTTTTATCTTGCTGCTTGACCATGTGAAAAGCACAAAGGCAGCATTGCACAGCGAGCAATACCCCTGCATGTGACTGTGATAGAGAGAAAAGGCAGGACACAAAAAGCTTGCAGAGGCGTCAAACACTTGCTCTGGCTAGTGTGGCTCTCAAAGAGTGGAAATAGTGGGTTTTGAGGCTGAGCTAGCAAACGAAACATATTGTGAGGCATTTGTATTCAGCCAGTCAGATGCAGTGAAGTGAAATTAACAGTGTTCCCCGGGGCACAATAGCTGTGCCGTGGCTGACGTGTTTTTATGTCAAGGCCTTGTTTGCTCCTCTAGCCAGCACAGAAACCAATAACAGAGAGTGCTGAATTTTGCTCGTGGAGGAAAAAACAActgactgtgtttttttggctgCTTTGCATTTGTGACTTCCTCCAAAGTTAATACTTTACCTCAGTCCCCTTTCCCAGCAACAAACAGAACTTGTTTGCTCTAGTGTGATCACCtactttaataatataattcaaCATAATAAGGATTCTCAACTCTCCGCTTAAACTTGTTAAATCTGTATTGCAGCCAGGCAAAACACAGAACACCCACACAGACTTGCTTGTAAAACACACACGATACATAAAACCTAAGTCCAGATAAGCTCACAAAAATACAATGTCGAGACACTCAAGGTACTGGACAATGTTCTGAACTTATTTTGTTGTTCTATGAAATGAGCATTAAAAAGCATTGTGTGATtctcacatacacataaaagatttcttcaactttaaattaaatacatgaaaGTACTAGTTGTTATATATGCTCAATTGTTGATAATACATACGTAGCTCTAAATATTACTGGTAATTAATATCAACTATGACATTCATTATTTGTTCTGTTCCTAACTTTTGTCTTCCTGTTTCTCTGCCTGCAGTCGACCTGTTGAGAGACTCGACCTGTCAGAGCCCAGCGATGTGGCTCTGCCTGGTTTACAATGAGACGGACACTAGCGTGGACTTCCGGCTCTGCCAGGACTTCGGCCTCATTCTGTCAGTCTTCTCCCTCATCTACCTCCTCGTGTGCTTCCCATTGGGGCTGTGCTACAATGTGCTGCTGGTCGTGGTCAACCTCTCTAACAAGGTGTCCATGACCATGCCGGATGTTTATTTCGTCAACATGGCCATCGCGGGCCTTGTGCTCAACCTGGTGGCGCCCGTGGAGCTGCTGAGCTCCACCTTCACACGCTGGCATGCGTGGGAGTACAACAACGAGGTCTACATCACTCTGATCATCCTCTTCAACATCTCCTCTCTGGTTATCATGTATTCCACCACGCTGCTCAGTCTGGACTACTATATAGAGCGGGCGCTGCCTCGTACATACATGTCCAGTGTGTATAACACCAAACATGTGTGCGGGTTCATCTGGGGTGGCGCGGTGCTCACTAGCTTCTCTTCGCTGCTCTTCTATGTGTGCAACCACATCTCCACCAAGATGGTTGAGTGCTCCAAAATGCAGAACAAGGAGGCAGCAGACGCCATCATGATGTTCATCGGCTACGTGGTTCCAGCTCTGGCTGTTCTTTATGCCTTTGTGCTCATTTTGCGCATTCGGAAGGAGTCTACACCTCTAGACCAGGACTCTGCTCGCTTGGACCCTTCTATCCACAGACTGTTGCTAGCCTCAGTCTGTGTACAGTTCATATTGTGGACCCCATACTACATGACCCTGTTGGTACACACTGTAGCTGGTGCACCAGGGTACATTAGCAATGCACATTACTTACCTACTTATTATTTCTTGAGATGTGTGTCTAAACTGCTGGCTTTCTCTAGCAGCTTTGCGATGCCTCTCATGTATAGGCAGATGAACAAAAACTTCTCCAACAAGCTTCAGCGGCTGCTCAGGAGGCTGAACTGCAGAGACCAGTCCTGCCCTCATGAACGCTCAACAGTGCAGCAAGTGGTGACGTGAGAGCTCCCTCCTTGGAGATTACCCACGCCCCTCCCACTCCCCCCT
This region includes:
- the gpr146 gene encoding probable G-protein coupled receptor 146: MWLCLVYNETDTSVDFRLCQDFGLILSVFSLIYLLVCFPLGLCYNVLLVVVNLSNKVSMTMPDVYFVNMAIAGLVLNLVAPVELLSSTFTRWHAWEYNNEVYITLIILFNISSLVIMYSTTLLSLDYYIERALPRTYMSSVYNTKHVCGFIWGGAVLTSFSSLLFYVCNHISTKMVECSKMQNKEAADAIMMFIGYVVPALAVLYAFVLILRIRKESTPLDQDSARLDPSIHRLLLASVCVQFILWTPYYMTLLVHTVAGAPGYISNAHYLPTYYFLRCVSKLLAFSSSFAMPLMYRQMNKNFSNKLQRLLRRLNCRDQSCPHERSTVQQVVT